One window from the genome of Choloepus didactylus isolate mChoDid1 chromosome 2, mChoDid1.pri, whole genome shotgun sequence encodes:
- the AKAP12 gene encoding A-kinase anchor protein 12 isoform X2, protein MLGTITITVGQRDSEDVSEKDSDKDMAASTAVVQDITKDEQEETPEIIEQVPSSENNLEELEQATESQSNDVGFKKVFKFVGFKFTVKKDKSEKSDTVQLLTVKKDEAEGAGVSNGAGDHQEPSLETGEVAHKESELTQSTEKTEETVKSEQSNREISLKAESGQAVEGKDEGEETQEKEPSKSPESPTSPLTSETPSPFKKFFTQGWAGWRKKTSFRKPKEDELEASEKKKEQEPQKDTEENGKAEDTPETLTVSEQPQPQEATESVCNAKLSTEYEKVEPPEDQVNDLQGSSEEKSAPLATEVFDEKVEIVAEIHVCTVEKQTEPKTEVEEAVESVPTEAPIETNAELQETEPAEGLVKTKEVCVSGEDHTELTELSPDEKILLKHPEAVTSEAEMLSSQERIKVQGSPLKKLFTSTGLKKLSGKKQRGKRGGGDEESGEQNHIPTDSPDSTDEHKGESSASSPEEPEEITCLEKGITEVPQDGDVEEGMTSDGEKKREGVTPWASFKKMVTPKKRVRRPSESDKEDELDKAKSATLSSTESAASEMQEEIKGTGEEQKPEEPKRKVDTSVSWEALICVGSSKKRARKASSSDDEGGPKPVGGDGHKTDEAGKDQETGTDSNAQEPDQGQGSSSPEQAGSPTEGEGVSTWESFKRLVTPRKKSKSKLEEKSEDSVTGSGIEHSASDVEPGKEESWVSIKKFIPGRRKKRADGKQEQAPSEDTGLAEANEDESDVPAVVPLSEYDAAEREKTEAQQAQKSEEKSELKGAVYVSEELSKSLVHTVTATVIDGARAVTSIEERSPSWISASVTEPLEQAEEAAQPSTGEVFERVVTAEETPVVAHTLPECKDTSDDTGVSEVELTSETVMAADTAELLCAEEVTEASGAEETTEMVSAVSQLTDSPDTTEEATPVQEVEGGIPDLEDLGRRTQEVLQAVADKVKDESQLFDTGGPEDTIHSVQKVESKMPEKVEGAEEDSQMLEMKKETDGVLKAHVEETRTEEFKQEKVIVQTPPESFEKVPQVTESMEASDLRTTSQAGVKSQITMEQAITLDSVETLTDNETSGSTPVAEVEVLNPTQQDKIIEIHEDEEIASGMQSQFTEAQAVPEETEMPSVPSSFQSQEENEEQSKMEEVVEHTDKEVSVETVPTLLKTEVIQEAGQFADEETKNILFTEGLEVSTDTKITFSQKEITEVALKDEVAEEAEFQKNVAYSDNIELQSHATSLSTPAEKEMVVQVEREKTVAQPAQLSEEKHEQKLSVTVSEEVSEHLVQTVNVAIIDGEKEVTSLEESSPSWLVQEEVVAKEIHVQSSEASLTLTAAAVEEKVLEETVKIIEIVAETMGSADAHLVAEEKSSGKDEDFTASAAEKVVPMGTESQAELIPVIVSATTEECLCSDLKGDQTPSQKWKSDKDEEQVLCQEVKASTTKGDLKAENKVLEIETESNKLVQNIIQTAVDQLVSTEEAAAERITSDLQSHAQLTKADCQEAGQETKKEGSKLQASAQGETQTITAKEESEQTTVGQTQPGISKDGRKASEKITVEVESSSEHVNDEQLQEVTLPSEEKRDATGTTSVPENDVSTMVGENIEKSPFEPKEDEQDHTVVDNPEHQNSALEDTDASGGLTKESPDTNGLKEREDVQGVEFQESNESKKEIKMQTQEEIHKQDRESAKSELTES, encoded by the coding sequence TTGGACAGAGAGATTCTGAAGATGTGAGTGAAAAAGACTCAGATAAAGACATGGCTGCCAGCACAGCAGTTGTTCAAGACATCACCAAGGATGAGCAGGAGGAAACGCCTGAGATAATCGAACAGGTTCCATcttcagaaaataatttagaagaGTTAGAACAAGCTACTGAGTCCCAGTCTAATGATGTTGGATTTAAGAAGGTGTTTAAGTTTGTTGGCTTTAAATTCACTGTGAAAAAGGATAAGTCCGAGAAGTCTGACACTGTCCAGCTACTCACTGTCAAAAAGGATGAAGCTGAAGGAGCAGGGGTATCAAATGGGGCAGGGGACCACCAAGAGCCCAGCTTGGAGACTGGAGAAGTAGCGCATAAAGAAAGTGAACTAACACAATCTacagagaaaactgaagaaacGGTTAAAAGTGAGCAAAGCAACAGAGAAATCTCTCTTAAAGCTGAGTCTGGGCAAGCCGTTGAAGGCAAGGATGAAGGAGAAGAAACACAAGAGAAAGAGCCTAGCAAATCCCCAGAATCTCCAACGAGCCCTCTGACCAGTGAAACACCATCTCCCTTCAAAAAATTCTTCACTCAAGGTTGGGCTGGGTGGCGAAAAAAGACCAGTTTCAGGAAGCCAAAGGAGGATGAACTGGAAGCTTctgagaagaaaaaggaacaagagCCACAAAAAGACacggaagagaatggaaaggcaGAGGATACCCCTGAGACACTGACTGTTTCCGAACAGCCACAGCCACAGGAGGCTACTGAAAGTGTTTGCAATGCCAAATTATCTACTGAATATGAAAAAGTAGAGCCACCTGAAGATCAAGTGAATGACTTGCAGGGATCTTCTGAAGAGAAATCTGCTCCTTTGGCCACAGAAGTGTTTGATGAGAAAGTGGAGATTGTTGCAGAAATTCATGTTTGTACTGTAGAGAAGCAAACAGAGCCGAAAACTGAGGTAGAAGAAGCAGTAGAATCTGTGCCAACTGAGGCACCTATTGAAACAAATGCAGAACTGCAGGAAACTGAACCTGCTGAGGGACTGGTAAAGACCAAAGAAGTGTGTGTTTCTGGAGAAGACCATACCGAGCTCACTGAACTAAGTcctgatgaaaaaatattgttGAAACACCCTGAGGCCGTTACAAGTGAGGCCGAAATGCTGTCATCACAGGAGAGAATTAAGGTGCAAGGAAGCCCTTTAAAGAAACTTTTTACTAGCACTGGCTTAAAAAAGCTCTCTggaaagaaacagagagggaaaagaggaggaggagatgaagaGTCAGGGGAGCAAAATCACATTCCAACAGATTCTCCGGATAGCACAGATGAACACAAAGGTGAGAGCTCTGCTTCATCCCCTGAAGAACCTGAGGAGATTACCTGTCTAGAGAAGGGCATCACGGAGGTACCACAGGATGGGGACGTGGAAGAAGGAATGACTTctgatggagagaaaaaaagagaaggtgtTACTCCCTGGGCATCTTTCAAAAAGATGGTGACACCCAAGAAACGTGTCAGAAGGCCTTCTGAAAGTGATAAAGAAGATGAATTGGATAAGGCAAAGAGTGCGACCTTGTCTTCCACCGAGAGCGCTGCCTCtgaaatgcaagaagaaataaaaggaacagGAGAGGAGCAAAAGCCAGAAGAACCAAAGCGCAAGGTTGATACTTCAGTATCCTGGGAAGCTTTAATTTGTGTGGGATCATCCAAGAAGAGAGCAAGAAAAGCATCATCTTCTGATGATGAAGGAGGGCCAAAACCAGTGGGTGGAGACGGCCACAAAACAGATGAAGCAGGAAAAGACCAAGAAACAGGAACGGACAGTAATGCCCAAGAACCTGATCAAGGGCAAGGAAGTTCCTCACCTGAGCAAGCTGGAAGCCCCACGGAAGGGGAGGGAGTTTCCACCTGGGAATCATTTAAAAGATTAGTCACcccaagaaaaaaatcaaaatcaaaactggaagagaagagtGAAGACTCTGTAACTGGGTCTGGCATAGAACATTCAGCTTCAGATGTTGAACCTGGGAAAGAAGAATCATGGGTTTCGATTAAGAAATTTATTCCTGGACGGAGGAAGAAAAGGGCAGATGGGAAACAAGAGCAAGCCCCTAGTGAGGACACAGGCCTAGCAGAAGCCAATGAAGACGAATCTGATGTCCCAGCTGTAGTACCTCTGTCTGAGTACGATGCTGCAGAAcgggagaaaactgaggcacagcaagCCCAGAAAAGTGAGGAGAAATCTGAACTTAAGGGAGCTGTTTATGTGTCTGAGGAGCTCAGTAAGAGTCTGGTTCATACAGTTACTGCGACTGTCATTGATGGGGCACGGGCAGTCACCAGCATTGAAGAAAGATCTCCTTCTTGGATATCTGCTTCAGTGACGGAACCTCTTGAACAAGCCGAAGAAGCAGCCCAGCCTTCAACTGGGGAGGTGTTTGAAAGAGTGGTCACTGCAGAAGAAACCCCTGTTGTTGCCCACACTTTGCCAGAGTGCAAAGATACCAGTGATGACACAGGTGTTAGTGAGGTGGAACTAACTTCTGAGACTGTGATGGCTGCAGACACAGCAGAGCTACTTTGTGCTGAGGAAGTGACAGAAGCATCTGGTGCTGAAGAGACCACAGAAATGGTTTCAGCTGTTTCCCAGTTAACTGACTCtccagacaccacagaggaagCAACACCAGTTCAGGAGGTCGAAGGTGGCATCCCAGACCTGGAGGACCTAGGGCGGCGGACTCAAGAGGTCCTACAGGCTGTTGCAGACAAAGTTAAAGATGAGTCACAGCTGTTTGACACCGGTGGGCCAGAAGACACCATTCACTCAGTCCAGAAAGTAGAATCAAAAATGCCAGAGAAGGTGGAAGGAGCAGAAGAGGATTCTCAaatgttagaaatgaagaaagagacgGATGGAGTGTTGAAAGCACATGTAGAAGAAACTAGAACTGAGGAATTTAAACAAGAAAAGGTAATTGTACAGACCCCCCCAGAAAGCTTTGAAAAAGTGCCTCAAGTCACAGAAAGTATGGAGGCCAGTGATCTTAGAACCACTTCTCAAGCTGGAGTAAAATCACAGATTACAATGGAACAGGCTATTACCCTTGACTCAGTTGAAACCCTCACAGACAATGAGACCAGTGGAAGCACTCCAGTAGCAGAAGTTGAAGTTCTGAATCCAACACAGCAGGACAAGATCATAGAGATCCATGAAGATGAGGAGATTGCATCTGGTATGCAGTCACAGTTCACAGAAGCACAGGCAGTTCCTGAAGAGACAGAGATGCCTTCAGTACCTTCTAGTTTTCAATcccaggaagaaaatgaagaacagtCAAAAATGGAAGAAGTTGTAGAACATACAGATAAAGAAGTATCAGTGGAAACAGTACCCACTCTTTTGAAAACTGAAGTGATTCAAGAGGCTGGTCAATTTGctgatgaggaaaccaaaaaCATACTATTTACAGAAGGACTTGAGGTGTctacagacacaaaaataaccTTCAGTCAGAAAGAGATAACGGAAGTTGCCCTTAAGGATGAAGTTGCTGAAGAAGCTGAATTTCAAAAGAATGTTGCTTACTCGGATAATATTGAACTCCAGAGTCATGCTACGTCTCTTTCAACCCCTGCGGAGAAAGAGATGGTAGTTCAAGTAGAAAGGGAGAAAACTGTAGCACAGCCAGCCCAATTAAGTGAAGAGAAACATGAGCAAAAATTATCTGTTACTGTATCAGAAGAGGTCAGTGAGCACCTAGTTCAGACAGTAAATGTGGCCATCATAGATGGAGAAAAGGAAGTTACCAGTTTGGAAGAAAGCTCTCCTTCTTGGCTAGTTCAAGAGGAGGTAGTAGCCAAAGAAATTCACGTTCAAAGCTCTGAAGCATCATTAACTTTAACAGCTGCAGCAGTGGAGGAAAAGGTCTTAGAAGAAACTGTCAAGATTATAGAGATAGTAGCTGAGACTATGGGGTCTGCAGATGCACACTTAGTAGCTGAAGAAAAATCTTCTGGAAAAGATGAAGACTTTACTGCTTCAGCAGCAGAAAAGGTAGTACCCATGGGGACCGAGTCTCAGGCAGAATTGATACCAGTAATAGTATCTGCTACTACTGAGGAATGTCTATGTTCTGACCTGAAAGGAGATCAAACCCCATCACAGAAATGGAAGTCGGACAAGGATGAGGAGCAGGTGCTTTGTCAGGAAGTCAAAGCAAGTACAACAAAAGGGGATTTAAAGGCTGAAAATAAGGTATTGGAAATTGAGACTGAGAGCAACAAACTTGTACAAAACATAATTCAGACAGCTGTTGACCAGTTAGTAAGTACAGAAGAAGCAGCCGCTGAAAGAATTACATCTGATTTACAGTCACACGCTCAACTGACAAAAGCTGACTGCCAGGAGGCTGGACAGGAGACcaagaaagaaggaagcaagCTGCAGGCCTCTGCTCAGGGTGAGACACAAACCATCACAGCTAAAGAGGAGTCGGAGCAAACCACTGTGGGCCAGACTCAGCCTGGCATTTCCAAAGATGGGAGGAAGGCTTCAGAAAAGATAACTGTTGAAGTAGAAAGTTCCAGTGAACATGTCAATGACGAGCAGCTGCAAGAGGTCACTCTCCCATCAGAGGAAAAGAGAGATGCAACTGGAACAACGTCTGTGCCAGAAAATGATGTGAGTACCATGGTAGGAGAAAATATAGAGAAGTCTCCATTTGAACCCAAAGAAGATGAACAGGACCATACCGTTGTTGATAACCCTGAGCACCAAAACTCAGCCCTGGAAGATACTGATGCCTCAGGAGGCTTAACCAAAGAGTCCCCAGATACAAACGGACTGAAAGAGAGGGAAGATGTCCAGGGAGTAGAATTTCAGGAGAGTAATGagtcaaaaaaagaaattaaaatgcaaacacaGGAGGAGATACATAAACAAGACAGAGAATCAGCAAAGTCAGAACTTACTGAATCCTAA
- the AKAP12 gene encoding A-kinase anchor protein 12 isoform X1 has protein sequence MGAGSSTEQRSPEQPEAGVETPAEPEPGALGDPAVADADAATKVLQKNGQLSTVNGLAEQGELSLQAGEPNGQEEEVSAKDVGQRDSEDVSEKDSDKDMAASTAVVQDITKDEQEETPEIIEQVPSSENNLEELEQATESQSNDVGFKKVFKFVGFKFTVKKDKSEKSDTVQLLTVKKDEAEGAGVSNGAGDHQEPSLETGEVAHKESELTQSTEKTEETVKSEQSNREISLKAESGQAVEGKDEGEETQEKEPSKSPESPTSPLTSETPSPFKKFFTQGWAGWRKKTSFRKPKEDELEASEKKKEQEPQKDTEENGKAEDTPETLTVSEQPQPQEATESVCNAKLSTEYEKVEPPEDQVNDLQGSSEEKSAPLATEVFDEKVEIVAEIHVCTVEKQTEPKTEVEEAVESVPTEAPIETNAELQETEPAEGLVKTKEVCVSGEDHTELTELSPDEKILLKHPEAVTSEAEMLSSQERIKVQGSPLKKLFTSTGLKKLSGKKQRGKRGGGDEESGEQNHIPTDSPDSTDEHKGESSASSPEEPEEITCLEKGITEVPQDGDVEEGMTSDGEKKREGVTPWASFKKMVTPKKRVRRPSESDKEDELDKAKSATLSSTESAASEMQEEIKGTGEEQKPEEPKRKVDTSVSWEALICVGSSKKRARKASSSDDEGGPKPVGGDGHKTDEAGKDQETGTDSNAQEPDQGQGSSSPEQAGSPTEGEGVSTWESFKRLVTPRKKSKSKLEEKSEDSVTGSGIEHSASDVEPGKEESWVSIKKFIPGRRKKRADGKQEQAPSEDTGLAEANEDESDVPAVVPLSEYDAAEREKTEAQQAQKSEEKSELKGAVYVSEELSKSLVHTVTATVIDGARAVTSIEERSPSWISASVTEPLEQAEEAAQPSTGEVFERVVTAEETPVVAHTLPECKDTSDDTGVSEVELTSETVMAADTAELLCAEEVTEASGAEETTEMVSAVSQLTDSPDTTEEATPVQEVEGGIPDLEDLGRRTQEVLQAVADKVKDESQLFDTGGPEDTIHSVQKVESKMPEKVEGAEEDSQMLEMKKETDGVLKAHVEETRTEEFKQEKVIVQTPPESFEKVPQVTESMEASDLRTTSQAGVKSQITMEQAITLDSVETLTDNETSGSTPVAEVEVLNPTQQDKIIEIHEDEEIASGMQSQFTEAQAVPEETEMPSVPSSFQSQEENEEQSKMEEVVEHTDKEVSVETVPTLLKTEVIQEAGQFADEETKNILFTEGLEVSTDTKITFSQKEITEVALKDEVAEEAEFQKNVAYSDNIELQSHATSLSTPAEKEMVVQVEREKTVAQPAQLSEEKHEQKLSVTVSEEVSEHLVQTVNVAIIDGEKEVTSLEESSPSWLVQEEVVAKEIHVQSSEASLTLTAAAVEEKVLEETVKIIEIVAETMGSADAHLVAEEKSSGKDEDFTASAAEKVVPMGTESQAELIPVIVSATTEECLCSDLKGDQTPSQKWKSDKDEEQVLCQEVKASTTKGDLKAENKVLEIETESNKLVQNIIQTAVDQLVSTEEAAAERITSDLQSHAQLTKADCQEAGQETKKEGSKLQASAQGETQTITAKEESEQTTVGQTQPGISKDGRKASEKITVEVESSSEHVNDEQLQEVTLPSEEKRDATGTTSVPENDVSTMVGENIEKSPFEPKEDEQDHTVVDNPEHQNSALEDTDASGGLTKESPDTNGLKEREDVQGVEFQESNESKKEIKMQTQEEIHKQDRESAKSELTES, from the coding sequence TTGGACAGAGAGATTCTGAAGATGTGAGTGAAAAAGACTCAGATAAAGACATGGCTGCCAGCACAGCAGTTGTTCAAGACATCACCAAGGATGAGCAGGAGGAAACGCCTGAGATAATCGAACAGGTTCCATcttcagaaaataatttagaagaGTTAGAACAAGCTACTGAGTCCCAGTCTAATGATGTTGGATTTAAGAAGGTGTTTAAGTTTGTTGGCTTTAAATTCACTGTGAAAAAGGATAAGTCCGAGAAGTCTGACACTGTCCAGCTACTCACTGTCAAAAAGGATGAAGCTGAAGGAGCAGGGGTATCAAATGGGGCAGGGGACCACCAAGAGCCCAGCTTGGAGACTGGAGAAGTAGCGCATAAAGAAAGTGAACTAACACAATCTacagagaaaactgaagaaacGGTTAAAAGTGAGCAAAGCAACAGAGAAATCTCTCTTAAAGCTGAGTCTGGGCAAGCCGTTGAAGGCAAGGATGAAGGAGAAGAAACACAAGAGAAAGAGCCTAGCAAATCCCCAGAATCTCCAACGAGCCCTCTGACCAGTGAAACACCATCTCCCTTCAAAAAATTCTTCACTCAAGGTTGGGCTGGGTGGCGAAAAAAGACCAGTTTCAGGAAGCCAAAGGAGGATGAACTGGAAGCTTctgagaagaaaaaggaacaagagCCACAAAAAGACacggaagagaatggaaaggcaGAGGATACCCCTGAGACACTGACTGTTTCCGAACAGCCACAGCCACAGGAGGCTACTGAAAGTGTTTGCAATGCCAAATTATCTACTGAATATGAAAAAGTAGAGCCACCTGAAGATCAAGTGAATGACTTGCAGGGATCTTCTGAAGAGAAATCTGCTCCTTTGGCCACAGAAGTGTTTGATGAGAAAGTGGAGATTGTTGCAGAAATTCATGTTTGTACTGTAGAGAAGCAAACAGAGCCGAAAACTGAGGTAGAAGAAGCAGTAGAATCTGTGCCAACTGAGGCACCTATTGAAACAAATGCAGAACTGCAGGAAACTGAACCTGCTGAGGGACTGGTAAAGACCAAAGAAGTGTGTGTTTCTGGAGAAGACCATACCGAGCTCACTGAACTAAGTcctgatgaaaaaatattgttGAAACACCCTGAGGCCGTTACAAGTGAGGCCGAAATGCTGTCATCACAGGAGAGAATTAAGGTGCAAGGAAGCCCTTTAAAGAAACTTTTTACTAGCACTGGCTTAAAAAAGCTCTCTggaaagaaacagagagggaaaagaggaggaggagatgaagaGTCAGGGGAGCAAAATCACATTCCAACAGATTCTCCGGATAGCACAGATGAACACAAAGGTGAGAGCTCTGCTTCATCCCCTGAAGAACCTGAGGAGATTACCTGTCTAGAGAAGGGCATCACGGAGGTACCACAGGATGGGGACGTGGAAGAAGGAATGACTTctgatggagagaaaaaaagagaaggtgtTACTCCCTGGGCATCTTTCAAAAAGATGGTGACACCCAAGAAACGTGTCAGAAGGCCTTCTGAAAGTGATAAAGAAGATGAATTGGATAAGGCAAAGAGTGCGACCTTGTCTTCCACCGAGAGCGCTGCCTCtgaaatgcaagaagaaataaaaggaacagGAGAGGAGCAAAAGCCAGAAGAACCAAAGCGCAAGGTTGATACTTCAGTATCCTGGGAAGCTTTAATTTGTGTGGGATCATCCAAGAAGAGAGCAAGAAAAGCATCATCTTCTGATGATGAAGGAGGGCCAAAACCAGTGGGTGGAGACGGCCACAAAACAGATGAAGCAGGAAAAGACCAAGAAACAGGAACGGACAGTAATGCCCAAGAACCTGATCAAGGGCAAGGAAGTTCCTCACCTGAGCAAGCTGGAAGCCCCACGGAAGGGGAGGGAGTTTCCACCTGGGAATCATTTAAAAGATTAGTCACcccaagaaaaaaatcaaaatcaaaactggaagagaagagtGAAGACTCTGTAACTGGGTCTGGCATAGAACATTCAGCTTCAGATGTTGAACCTGGGAAAGAAGAATCATGGGTTTCGATTAAGAAATTTATTCCTGGACGGAGGAAGAAAAGGGCAGATGGGAAACAAGAGCAAGCCCCTAGTGAGGACACAGGCCTAGCAGAAGCCAATGAAGACGAATCTGATGTCCCAGCTGTAGTACCTCTGTCTGAGTACGATGCTGCAGAAcgggagaaaactgaggcacagcaagCCCAGAAAAGTGAGGAGAAATCTGAACTTAAGGGAGCTGTTTATGTGTCTGAGGAGCTCAGTAAGAGTCTGGTTCATACAGTTACTGCGACTGTCATTGATGGGGCACGGGCAGTCACCAGCATTGAAGAAAGATCTCCTTCTTGGATATCTGCTTCAGTGACGGAACCTCTTGAACAAGCCGAAGAAGCAGCCCAGCCTTCAACTGGGGAGGTGTTTGAAAGAGTGGTCACTGCAGAAGAAACCCCTGTTGTTGCCCACACTTTGCCAGAGTGCAAAGATACCAGTGATGACACAGGTGTTAGTGAGGTGGAACTAACTTCTGAGACTGTGATGGCTGCAGACACAGCAGAGCTACTTTGTGCTGAGGAAGTGACAGAAGCATCTGGTGCTGAAGAGACCACAGAAATGGTTTCAGCTGTTTCCCAGTTAACTGACTCtccagacaccacagaggaagCAACACCAGTTCAGGAGGTCGAAGGTGGCATCCCAGACCTGGAGGACCTAGGGCGGCGGACTCAAGAGGTCCTACAGGCTGTTGCAGACAAAGTTAAAGATGAGTCACAGCTGTTTGACACCGGTGGGCCAGAAGACACCATTCACTCAGTCCAGAAAGTAGAATCAAAAATGCCAGAGAAGGTGGAAGGAGCAGAAGAGGATTCTCAaatgttagaaatgaagaaagagacgGATGGAGTGTTGAAAGCACATGTAGAAGAAACTAGAACTGAGGAATTTAAACAAGAAAAGGTAATTGTACAGACCCCCCCAGAAAGCTTTGAAAAAGTGCCTCAAGTCACAGAAAGTATGGAGGCCAGTGATCTTAGAACCACTTCTCAAGCTGGAGTAAAATCACAGATTACAATGGAACAGGCTATTACCCTTGACTCAGTTGAAACCCTCACAGACAATGAGACCAGTGGAAGCACTCCAGTAGCAGAAGTTGAAGTTCTGAATCCAACACAGCAGGACAAGATCATAGAGATCCATGAAGATGAGGAGATTGCATCTGGTATGCAGTCACAGTTCACAGAAGCACAGGCAGTTCCTGAAGAGACAGAGATGCCTTCAGTACCTTCTAGTTTTCAATcccaggaagaaaatgaagaacagtCAAAAATGGAAGAAGTTGTAGAACATACAGATAAAGAAGTATCAGTGGAAACAGTACCCACTCTTTTGAAAACTGAAGTGATTCAAGAGGCTGGTCAATTTGctgatgaggaaaccaaaaaCATACTATTTACAGAAGGACTTGAGGTGTctacagacacaaaaataaccTTCAGTCAGAAAGAGATAACGGAAGTTGCCCTTAAGGATGAAGTTGCTGAAGAAGCTGAATTTCAAAAGAATGTTGCTTACTCGGATAATATTGAACTCCAGAGTCATGCTACGTCTCTTTCAACCCCTGCGGAGAAAGAGATGGTAGTTCAAGTAGAAAGGGAGAAAACTGTAGCACAGCCAGCCCAATTAAGTGAAGAGAAACATGAGCAAAAATTATCTGTTACTGTATCAGAAGAGGTCAGTGAGCACCTAGTTCAGACAGTAAATGTGGCCATCATAGATGGAGAAAAGGAAGTTACCAGTTTGGAAGAAAGCTCTCCTTCTTGGCTAGTTCAAGAGGAGGTAGTAGCCAAAGAAATTCACGTTCAAAGCTCTGAAGCATCATTAACTTTAACAGCTGCAGCAGTGGAGGAAAAGGTCTTAGAAGAAACTGTCAAGATTATAGAGATAGTAGCTGAGACTATGGGGTCTGCAGATGCACACTTAGTAGCTGAAGAAAAATCTTCTGGAAAAGATGAAGACTTTACTGCTTCAGCAGCAGAAAAGGTAGTACCCATGGGGACCGAGTCTCAGGCAGAATTGATACCAGTAATAGTATCTGCTACTACTGAGGAATGTCTATGTTCTGACCTGAAAGGAGATCAAACCCCATCACAGAAATGGAAGTCGGACAAGGATGAGGAGCAGGTGCTTTGTCAGGAAGTCAAAGCAAGTACAACAAAAGGGGATTTAAAGGCTGAAAATAAGGTATTGGAAATTGAGACTGAGAGCAACAAACTTGTACAAAACATAATTCAGACAGCTGTTGACCAGTTAGTAAGTACAGAAGAAGCAGCCGCTGAAAGAATTACATCTGATTTACAGTCACACGCTCAACTGACAAAAGCTGACTGCCAGGAGGCTGGACAGGAGACcaagaaagaaggaagcaagCTGCAGGCCTCTGCTCAGGGTGAGACACAAACCATCACAGCTAAAGAGGAGTCGGAGCAAACCACTGTGGGCCAGACTCAGCCTGGCATTTCCAAAGATGGGAGGAAGGCTTCAGAAAAGATAACTGTTGAAGTAGAAAGTTCCAGTGAACATGTCAATGACGAGCAGCTGCAAGAGGTCACTCTCCCATCAGAGGAAAAGAGAGATGCAACTGGAACAACGTCTGTGCCAGAAAATGATGTGAGTACCATGGTAGGAGAAAATATAGAGAAGTCTCCATTTGAACCCAAAGAAGATGAACAGGACCATACCGTTGTTGATAACCCTGAGCACCAAAACTCAGCCCTGGAAGATACTGATGCCTCAGGAGGCTTAACCAAAGAGTCCCCAGATACAAACGGACTGAAAGAGAGGGAAGATGTCCAGGGAGTAGAATTTCAGGAGAGTAATGagtcaaaaaaagaaattaaaatgcaaacacaGGAGGAGATACATAAACAAGACAGAGAATCAGCAAAGTCAGAACTTACTGAATCCTAA